A DNA window from Verrucomicrobiota bacterium contains the following coding sequences:
- a CDS encoding beta-agarase gives MKTLPINPPLTPPRRGTANDDIQQGSPPGRGWGWVQAFKADFIRGILALTFALLALAVHAAESRDRFGGWDGVRGQATGFFHTEQIQGVWWLITPDGNAFLSKGVNHVSYTADQAPSLGYAPYARVTAAQYGSAQKWAEATAARLKSWGFNTVGAWSSREMSEQSVPHTLILNLAASAGANWLKGEVADVFSPKFEEAVRRQAQRLCLPRARDPFLIGYFSDNELRWGSDWRSKKSLLEDFLARPSETPGKQAAWRILRRGHDSFESFNKAWGTAAKDFDKLANQTSLPMGSDAAKSAQRAFLREYARTYFKLCRDAIKAADANHLVIGCRFAGAAPQEVIEGMAEFVDVVSFNNYGFTPPAETLRNLHRATGKPILLTEFSFKAQDSGLPNTKGAGKPVSTQQDRAGHFDRYVTELIRMPFMVGFHWFEYCDEPAEGRFDGENSNYGLVNIQDEPWQVLVERMTQVNAGLEEMHSRSR, from the coding sequence ATGAAAACCCTCCCCATCAACCCACCGCTTACCCCTCCCAGGAGGGGAACTGCCAACGACGATATTCAACAAGGCTCTCCTCCTGGGAGGGGCTGGGGGTGGGTTCAGGCGTTCAAAGCGGACTTCATTCGAGGAATTCTCGCGCTGACCTTTGCCCTGCTCGCCCTCGCAGTTCACGCGGCTGAATCACGCGACCGTTTCGGCGGATGGGACGGCGTGCGCGGCCAGGCGACCGGCTTTTTTCACACGGAACAAATCCAGGGCGTGTGGTGGTTGATCACACCGGACGGAAACGCCTTCCTTTCCAAGGGCGTCAATCACGTCAGTTACACCGCCGACCAGGCGCCGTCGCTCGGTTATGCACCCTATGCGCGGGTCACGGCCGCGCAATACGGCTCGGCGCAGAAGTGGGCCGAAGCGACCGCGGCCCGGTTGAAGAGCTGGGGCTTCAATACGGTCGGCGCGTGGTCCAGCCGCGAGATGTCCGAGCAAAGCGTGCCGCACACTTTAATCCTGAACTTGGCGGCGAGCGCCGGCGCGAACTGGTTGAAAGGCGAAGTGGCGGACGTTTTCTCGCCCAAGTTTGAGGAAGCCGTGAGGCGGCAGGCGCAGCGGTTGTGCCTGCCGAGGGCGCGCGACCCGTTTCTGATCGGCTATTTCTCGGACAACGAACTGCGCTGGGGCTCGGACTGGCGGTCGAAGAAATCTCTGCTGGAGGATTTTCTCGCGCGGCCTTCGGAGACGCCCGGAAAGCAAGCGGCCTGGCGCATTCTCCGCCGCGGACACGATTCCTTCGAATCGTTCAACAAAGCGTGGGGAACCGCCGCGAAGGATTTCGATAAGCTGGCGAACCAGACTTCGCTGCCCATGGGAAGCGACGCCGCCAAATCGGCGCAACGCGCTTTCTTGCGCGAATACGCCCGGACGTATTTCAAACTCTGCCGCGACGCGATCAAGGCCGCAGACGCGAACCATCTCGTGATCGGCTGCCGATTCGCCGGCGCCGCGCCGCAGGAAGTCATCGAGGGGATGGCCGAGTTTGTCGATGTGGTCAGCTTCAACAACTACGGCTTCACGCCGCCGGCCGAGACGTTGCGGAATCTGCACCGCGCCACCGGCAAACCGATCCTGCTCACCGAGTTTTCCTTCAAGGCCCAGGACTCCGGTTTGCCGAACACGAAGGGAGCAGGCAAGCCCGTGTCCACGCAACAGGATCGCGCCGGTCATTTCGATCGCTATGTGACGGAGTTGATCCGGATGCCCTTCATGGTGGGGTTCCATTGGTTTGAGTACTGCGATGAACCCGCCGAAGGACGCTTCGATGGTGAGAACAGCAATTACGGCCTGGTGAACATCCAGGATGAACCCTGGCAAGTCCTGGTGGAGCGGATGACCCAGGTCAACGCGGGGCTTGAAGAAATGCATTCCCGCTCGCGCTAG
- a CDS encoding NIPSNAP family containing protein: protein MKRRSFLKSSLAATSVAGLAPMVTGQAAQASSNPAREFYELRMYHLRRGPKQKLFDDFYREAAVPAWNRAGVAPVGVFNVMVGPDSPTTYVLLTHKSLESMATATDRVRADAQYQKTGAEFINATPSDPAYVRVESSLLAAFEGMPRLEVPAGVAEKKPRLFELRTYESHSKKANKKKIEMFNQGEIAIFRRTGLQPVFFGETLVGSKMPNLTYMLVFENMAARDKAWGTFVADPEWKKLSATPGYTDPEIVTNISNLFLRPTAYSQI from the coding sequence ATGAAACGACGATCCTTTCTGAAATCCTCGCTGGCCGCAACGAGCGTCGCCGGCCTGGCTCCGATGGTTACAGGCCAGGCGGCTCAGGCCAGCAGCAACCCCGCGCGCGAATTCTATGAGTTGCGGATGTATCATCTTCGCCGCGGACCGAAGCAGAAGCTTTTCGATGACTTTTATCGCGAGGCGGCGGTGCCGGCCTGGAATCGCGCGGGCGTCGCTCCCGTGGGCGTGTTCAACGTCATGGTGGGTCCGGACAGCCCGACCACGTACGTCCTCTTGACTCACAAATCGCTGGAGTCGATGGCGACAGCGACGGACCGAGTTCGCGCCGACGCGCAATATCAGAAGACGGGGGCGGAGTTCATCAACGCGACGCCGTCCGATCCGGCTTACGTGCGCGTGGAAAGCTCATTGCTCGCAGCCTTCGAAGGTATGCCCAGACTGGAAGTGCCGGCGGGAGTTGCGGAAAAGAAGCCGCGGCTCTTCGAGTTGCGCACTTACGAGAGCCACAGCAAGAAAGCGAACAAAAAGAAAATCGAGATGTTCAATCAGGGCGAAATCGCGATTTTCCGCCGAACCGGGCTTCAGCCTGTGTTTTTCGGAGAAACGCTGGTCGGCTCGAAGATGCCGAATCTGACTTACATGCTCGTGTTCGAGAACATGGCGGCGCGCGACAAGGCCTGGGGCACATTCGTCGCCGACCCGGAATGGAAGAAGTTGAGCGCGACTCCGGGCTACACGGATCCCGAAATTGTGACGAACATCAGCAATCTGTTCCTCCGCCCCACAGCGTACTCGCAGATCTAG
- the rbsK gene encoding ribokinase, which translates to MNARIVVVGSLNADLVLSLERFPIPGQTVVGREFNVHPGGKGANQAYAAARLGGQVSMVGQVGNDSHADWLKANLAAVGVDVSHVTCDPKVASGIAAIAIDAAGQNQIVVVPGANGTFGVEQIERSRALIASAKLVLLQLEIPMETVLSAARIAKEAGATLILDPAPARPLSDALLKCADYLTPNETEIALLTGATPGRMTRTTARDLARKLNGRGAANVIVKMGDQGALLSGQKPDHFWPALSVQAVDTTAAGDAFNAAFAVALAEDKSVLDAGQFATLAAACSVTRPGAQPSLPTRAEVEALARS; encoded by the coding sequence TTGAACGCGCGCATTGTCGTCGTCGGCAGCCTGAATGCAGATCTTGTCCTGAGTCTGGAGCGATTTCCCATCCCAGGTCAAACCGTCGTCGGGCGGGAATTCAATGTTCATCCGGGCGGCAAAGGCGCCAACCAGGCTTACGCCGCCGCCCGGCTCGGCGGGCAAGTGAGCATGGTAGGGCAGGTGGGGAACGATTCCCACGCAGATTGGCTCAAGGCAAACCTTGCTGCTGTCGGCGTCGATGTTTCGCATGTCACGTGCGATCCAAAAGTGGCGAGCGGAATCGCGGCCATCGCTATCGATGCGGCCGGGCAGAATCAAATCGTCGTGGTGCCCGGCGCCAACGGAACTTTCGGTGTCGAACAAATCGAGCGCAGCCGCGCCTTGATTGCCTCCGCGAAGCTCGTTTTGCTCCAACTGGAAATCCCGATGGAGACGGTGCTCAGCGCCGCGCGCATCGCAAAGGAGGCTGGCGCGACGTTGATTCTGGATCCTGCGCCGGCGCGACCGCTTTCGGACGCTTTGCTGAAATGCGCGGATTACCTGACGCCCAACGAAACTGAAATCGCCCTTCTCACCGGTGCAACCCCGGGGCGGATGACACGCACGACCGCCCGCGATCTGGCGCGAAAGCTGAACGGTCGCGGCGCCGCGAACGTGATCGTCAAAATGGGCGATCAGGGCGCGCTGCTGTCGGGACAGAAACCTGACCACTTCTGGCCGGCCTTGTCCGTGCAGGCGGTCGATACGACGGCAGCAGGAGATGCGTTCAACGCTGCCTTTGCCGTGGCGTTGGCGGAGGACAAATCCGTGCTCGACGCCGGTCAATTTGCCACCTTGGCGGCGGCTTGCTCTGTGACTCGGCCTGGCGCGCAGCCGAGCCTGCCGACCCGCGCTGAAGTCGAGGCGCTCGCTCGGTCGTGA
- a CDS encoding DUF4962 domain-containing protein — protein sequence MEPAAQNYTIQWSQKKDFTEAATAASLPFNTYTHHTPLVPGAYHWRYRFVATNGVTSGWSVSRSVIVPADAVEFPMPTRAQQRERAPKAHPRLFLRPEDLPRLRELAAGREAARFARLRSDADRIITAGPTPEPEHLGSARDKENKELVKYWWPNREQTMKACQEAETLAFVYLITREKKYGDAAREWIVRLAAWDPDGPTNFRLNCEAAKPMLYRLPRAYDWAHDALSPEDRQKVRKAMLRRATDAWESWEVLRGVGHLNSPFGSHANRTWHKLGECALAFLGEIPEAETWLDYAVNKFHACYPVWADDDGGWHEGLSYWGGYMSKSVWWLQVASPRSASMA from the coding sequence ATGGAGCCGGCTGCGCAAAACTACACGATTCAATGGTCGCAAAAGAAGGACTTCACCGAGGCCGCCACAGCCGCCAGCCTCCCGTTCAACACCTACACGCACCACACGCCGCTTGTTCCCGGCGCCTATCATTGGCGCTATCGGTTTGTCGCCACCAACGGCGTGACGTCCGGTTGGAGCGTTAGCCGATCCGTCATTGTTCCCGCCGATGCCGTGGAATTTCCGATGCCGACCCGCGCGCAACAGCGCGAGCGCGCGCCGAAAGCGCATCCGCGCCTGTTCCTGCGTCCGGAAGATTTGCCGCGATTGCGCGAACTGGCTGCAGGCAGGGAAGCGGCCCGCTTTGCCAGACTGCGTTCAGACGCGGATCGGATCATCACCGCGGGGCCTACACCGGAGCCGGAGCATCTGGGTTCGGCGCGCGACAAGGAAAACAAGGAGCTGGTGAAATACTGGTGGCCGAATCGCGAACAAACCATGAAAGCCTGCCAGGAAGCCGAGACACTCGCGTTCGTTTATTTGATCACGCGTGAGAAGAAATACGGCGACGCCGCGCGCGAATGGATCGTTCGCCTTGCCGCGTGGGATCCGGATGGCCCGACGAATTTCAGGCTGAACTGCGAAGCGGCCAAGCCAATGCTCTATCGTCTGCCGCGCGCTTATGATTGGGCGCATGACGCGTTGAGTCCGGAGGACAGGCAAAAAGTCCGGAAGGCCATGCTTCGGCGCGCGACCGACGCCTGGGAGAGCTGGGAAGTGCTGCGAGGCGTGGGCCATTTGAACAGTCCCTTCGGCAGCCACGCCAATCGCACCTGGCACAAGCTCGGCGAATGCGCGCTCGCGTTCCTCGGCGAAATCCCCGAAGCCGAAACGTGGCTGGATTACGCCGTGAACAAGTTCCACGCGTGTTACCCGGTGTGGGCCGACGACGACGGCGGCTGGCACGAGGGCCTCAGTTACTGGGGCGGTTACATGAGCAAGTCCGTGTGGTGGCTGCAAGTGGCGAGTCCGCGCTCGGCATCGATGGCTTGA